In Myxococcus virescens, a single window of DNA contains:
- a CDS encoding anti-sigma factor family protein — MNCQDLDRLLYPYLDGEFQPEERVDLETHLSGCADCRRRAEEEKQMQQALRRAARHSVSGMRAPASLRAGIQVGLQQEQRRVQFGVWLRAGAMALVVVTVGGGWAAFHAEQRLSAARTEAVQRHSKSKALPFEIASNTPEQVEEWFKDKVDPRITVPQIPKAKPLGGRISILNGREVAYISYETLPDNEGEPSRRLGVFVLPGDNEVVIPKFQALQAVEVDSAQGFNVVTWRDDEIVYEMVTDMDESDIRRMLAERDSGEKLARKSAPEADEPLYSLPPAPRTPHSWPPISIEPVTYPQ; from the coding sequence ATGAACTGCCAGGACCTCGACCGGCTGCTCTATCCCTACCTCGACGGCGAATTTCAGCCCGAGGAACGAGTGGACCTCGAAACCCACCTCTCCGGGTGCGCTGATTGCCGGCGCCGCGCGGAGGAAGAGAAGCAGATGCAGCAGGCGCTGCGGCGAGCCGCGCGCCACTCCGTCTCAGGCATGCGGGCCCCCGCCTCGCTCCGGGCCGGCATCCAAGTGGGCCTCCAGCAGGAGCAGCGCCGCGTCCAGTTCGGCGTCTGGCTGCGCGCGGGGGCCATGGCGTTGGTGGTGGTGACGGTGGGCGGCGGCTGGGCCGCGTTCCACGCCGAGCAGCGGCTGAGCGCGGCCAGGACGGAAGCGGTGCAGCGCCACAGCAAGAGCAAGGCGCTCCCCTTCGAGATTGCCTCCAACACGCCGGAGCAGGTGGAGGAGTGGTTCAAGGACAAGGTGGATCCGCGCATCACCGTCCCGCAGATTCCCAAGGCGAAGCCGCTGGGCGGGCGCATCTCCATCCTCAACGGCCGCGAAGTCGCGTACATCAGCTACGAGACCCTTCCGGACAACGAAGGTGAGCCGAGCCGCCGCTTGGGCGTCTTCGTGCTCCCTGGCGACAACGAAGTCGTCATCCCGAAGTTCCAGGCCCTGCAAGCCGTGGAAGTGGACTCCGCGCAGGGCTTCAACGTCGTCACCTGGCGCGACGATGAAATCGTCTACGAGATGGTGACGGACATGGACGAAAGCGACATCCGCCGGATGCTCGCCGAGCGCGACAGCGGTGAGAAGCTCGCGCGCAAGTCCGCGCCGGAGGCCGACGAGCCGCTGTATTCGCTCCCGCCCGCGCCGCGCACGCCGCACTCCTGGCCTCCCATCTCCATCGAGCCGGTGACGTACCCTCAGTGA
- a CDS encoding type III pantothenate kinase has protein sequence MLLAIDVGNTNTVLGVFEGRRLLDHWRVETSTRRTSDEYGILVRQLFTHRGIDPMKVTAVVVSSVVPPLQSNLEKMSERYFRIRPMFIGPGVKTGMPILYDNPREVGADRIVNAVSAYERHHAGVVVVDFGTATTFDAVSPKGEYLGGCICPGINISMEALFQNASKLPRVEFARPPHVIGRNTVHSMQAGLVYGYVGMVDGICARMQAELGFPVKVVATGGLASLVASESKAIHQVDEFLTLEGLRIIYGRNHAS, from the coding sequence ATGCTCCTGGCCATCGACGTCGGCAATACCAACACCGTGCTCGGAGTGTTCGAGGGCCGGCGCCTGCTCGACCACTGGCGCGTGGAGACCAGCACGCGCCGCACCTCGGATGAGTACGGCATCCTGGTCCGGCAGCTCTTCACCCATCGCGGCATCGACCCGATGAAGGTGACAGCGGTCGTCGTCTCCAGCGTGGTGCCGCCGCTCCAGTCCAACCTGGAGAAGATGAGCGAGCGGTACTTCCGCATCCGTCCCATGTTCATCGGGCCCGGCGTGAAGACGGGCATGCCCATCCTCTACGACAACCCCCGGGAGGTGGGCGCGGACCGCATCGTCAACGCGGTGTCCGCCTACGAGAGGCACCACGCCGGCGTGGTGGTCGTGGACTTCGGCACCGCGACGACGTTCGACGCGGTGTCGCCGAAGGGAGAGTACCTGGGGGGCTGCATCTGCCCCGGCATCAACATCTCCATGGAGGCGCTGTTCCAGAACGCCTCCAAGTTGCCGCGCGTGGAGTTCGCGCGGCCTCCGCATGTCATCGGGCGCAACACCGTGCACTCCATGCAGGCCGGGCTCGTCTACGGCTACGTGGGCATGGTGGACGGCATCTGCGCCCGCATGCAGGCCGAACTGGGCTTTCCGGTGAAGGTCGTCGCTACCGGAGGGCTCGCGTCGCTGGTGGCCAGCGAGTCCAAGGCCATCCACCAGGTGGATGAGTTCCTCACGCTCGAGGGCCTGCGCATCATCTACGGAAGGAATCACGCGTCATGA
- the ald gene encoding alanine dehydrogenase has protein sequence MIVGVPKEIKTREYRVGMVPAGAAALIAAGHTVLIETNAGVGSGIPDSEYQRVGAQIVSTADEVWKRSEMIIKVKEPIAPEYARIQPGQIIYTYFHLAGVDPELTKTLLQKKAAAVAYETLQPDDGSLPLLKPMSEVAGKMAIQVGAKCLERAHGGKGILLGGVPGVRRGRVTVIGGGVVGLCAAKVAVGMGAEVTLIDVNMERLTYLDDVFLGRVGVLASDSESISRSVREADLVVGAVLIPGRKAPKLVSEALISEMSPGSVVVDVAVDQGGCIETCKPTTHDNPTFEVHGVVHYCVANMPGAVPQTSTYALTNVTRPYSLRIANLGLAAAVKEDRALARAMNTYNGHVTYEAVAKDMGYPYMPIADALAGK, from the coding sequence GTGATCGTCGGAGTTCCCAAGGAGATCAAAACCCGCGAGTACCGCGTCGGCATGGTGCCGGCTGGCGCCGCCGCCCTCATCGCCGCGGGTCACACGGTCCTGATCGAGACGAACGCCGGCGTTGGCTCCGGCATCCCCGATTCGGAGTACCAGCGCGTCGGCGCACAGATCGTCTCCACCGCGGACGAGGTCTGGAAGCGCTCGGAGATGATCATCAAGGTCAAGGAGCCCATCGCGCCCGAGTACGCGCGCATCCAGCCCGGCCAGATCATCTATACGTACTTCCACCTGGCCGGCGTGGACCCGGAGCTGACCAAGACGCTGCTCCAGAAGAAGGCCGCGGCCGTGGCCTATGAAACGCTTCAGCCGGACGACGGCAGCCTGCCGCTGCTCAAGCCCATGAGCGAGGTGGCCGGAAAGATGGCCATCCAGGTGGGCGCCAAGTGCCTGGAGCGGGCCCACGGCGGCAAGGGCATCCTCCTGGGCGGCGTGCCCGGCGTGCGCCGGGGCCGCGTCACCGTCATCGGCGGCGGCGTGGTGGGCCTGTGCGCCGCCAAGGTGGCGGTGGGCATGGGCGCCGAGGTCACCCTCATCGACGTCAACATGGAGCGCCTCACCTACCTGGATGACGTGTTCCTCGGCCGCGTCGGCGTGCTGGCCTCCGACTCGGAGAGCATCTCCCGCTCCGTGCGCGAGGCCGACCTCGTCGTGGGCGCGGTGCTCATCCCCGGTCGCAAGGCCCCGAAGCTCGTCTCCGAGGCCCTCATCTCGGAGATGAGCCCGGGCTCCGTGGTGGTCGACGTGGCGGTGGACCAGGGTGGCTGCATCGAGACGTGCAAGCCCACCACCCACGACAACCCCACGTTCGAGGTCCACGGCGTCGTCCACTACTGCGTCGCCAACATGCCCGGCGCCGTGCCGCAGACGTCCACCTACGCCCTCACCAACGTCACCCGCCCCTATTCGCTCCGGATCGCCAACCTGGGCCTGGCGGCGGCCGTGAAGGAGGACCGCGCCCTCGCGCGTGCGATGAACACCTACAACGGCCACGTCACCTACGAGGCCGTCGCGAAAGACATGGGCTACCCCTACATGCCCATCGCGGACGCGCTCGCCGGCAAGTAA
- a CDS encoding response regulator, whose product MSKKILIVESDTALSATLRSALEGRGFTVDETTDGKGSVEQIRRDRPDLVVLAVDLSAGQNGYLICGKLKKDDDLKNVPIVIIGNPDGFAQHRKLKAHADEYVAKPVDADQLVERAGALIGFPELPATEDVVDESLTLDALGDEPMTADFGEEISVETAEEPSVTGEELDLDAAFGDLSAPEETPSFEEEVVVAPPEAVVEGVEEDFSTLDSLGTDSEDPLEGLDDASDEKTVIGFIAPAPVAAPPPEPPRAVAPPPVPRPTAPPRPAPPPVAVAPAADAAELRSLRAKVAELQAELDDSRGAASHAEERVRDLEAQLESQATELEAARASSGKNDKDTFALRDAANKKDKEILRLKTELNQKDQEIIELKDQSLELEQKASTAETELAQRDAQLKTLTARAESLAADRKRVDQQLAAAKEEARGASAQLTALQTELDQHQAQAHAYAAELEELRARAGQLEADVQAAQHEAEDLRVQLGQAQVELSEQSSRASTEADELRGRIAELEAATARNEERVTRLYARIKSEEKLREKTKKALVIAQQLLDEPASSVADDASEAAA is encoded by the coding sequence ATGTCGAAGAAAATCCTGATCGTCGAAAGCGACACCGCGCTCTCCGCCACCCTGCGCTCGGCCCTGGAGGGCCGGGGCTTCACGGTCGACGAGACGACCGACGGCAAGGGCAGTGTGGAGCAGATCCGCAGGGACCGACCGGACCTCGTGGTGCTCGCGGTGGACCTGTCCGCAGGACAGAACGGCTACCTCATCTGCGGCAAGCTGAAGAAGGACGATGACCTCAAGAACGTCCCCATCGTCATCATCGGCAACCCGGACGGCTTCGCGCAGCACCGAAAGCTGAAGGCCCACGCCGACGAGTACGTCGCCAAGCCGGTGGACGCGGATCAGCTGGTGGAGCGCGCGGGTGCGCTGATCGGCTTCCCCGAGCTGCCCGCCACCGAGGACGTCGTCGACGAGAGCCTCACGCTGGACGCGCTCGGCGACGAGCCGATGACGGCGGACTTCGGCGAGGAGATCTCCGTGGAGACCGCGGAGGAGCCTTCCGTCACGGGCGAGGAGCTGGACCTGGACGCCGCCTTCGGCGACCTGTCCGCGCCCGAGGAGACGCCGTCCTTCGAGGAAGAAGTCGTCGTCGCGCCGCCCGAGGCGGTGGTGGAAGGCGTGGAGGAGGACTTCTCCACGCTCGACTCGCTGGGCACCGACTCGGAGGATCCGCTCGAGGGGCTGGATGACGCCTCCGACGAGAAGACGGTGATCGGCTTCATCGCTCCGGCCCCCGTGGCCGCGCCTCCGCCCGAGCCGCCCCGCGCCGTCGCGCCGCCCCCGGTGCCCCGTCCCACCGCACCGCCCCGCCCTGCCCCGCCGCCCGTCGCGGTGGCGCCCGCGGCCGACGCCGCGGAGCTGCGCAGCCTGCGCGCGAAGGTGGCCGAACTGCAGGCCGAGCTCGATGACTCGCGTGGCGCGGCGTCCCACGCCGAGGAGCGCGTGCGTGACCTGGAGGCGCAGCTGGAGAGCCAGGCCACGGAGCTGGAGGCGGCCCGGGCGTCCTCGGGGAAGAACGACAAGGACACCTTCGCCCTCCGCGACGCGGCCAACAAGAAGGACAAGGAGATCCTCCGCCTCAAGACGGAGCTGAATCAGAAGGACCAGGAGATCATCGAGCTCAAGGACCAGAGCCTGGAGCTGGAGCAGAAGGCCAGCACCGCCGAGACCGAGCTCGCCCAGCGCGACGCCCAGCTCAAGACGCTGACCGCCCGGGCGGAGTCGCTCGCCGCGGACCGCAAGCGCGTGGACCAGCAGCTGGCCGCGGCCAAGGAAGAGGCCCGGGGCGCGTCCGCGCAGCTCACCGCGCTGCAGACGGAGCTGGACCAGCACCAGGCCCAGGCGCATGCCTACGCCGCGGAGCTGGAGGAGCTGCGCGCTCGCGCCGGACAGTTGGAGGCGGACGTCCAGGCCGCGCAGCATGAGGCCGAGGACCTGCGCGTCCAGTTGGGCCAGGCCCAGGTGGAGCTGTCCGAGCAGAGCAGCCGCGCCAGCACGGAGGCCGACGAACTGCGCGGCCGTATCGCCGAGCTGGAGGCCGCCACGGCCCGCAACGAGGAGCGCGTGACGCGCCTCTACGCGCGCATCAAGAGCGAGGAGAAGCTGCGCGAGAAGACGAAGAAGGCGCTCGTCATCGCTCAGCAGCTTCTGGACGAGCCCGCATCTTCGGTGGCGGACGACGCCAGCGAAGCGGCAGCCTAG
- a CDS encoding sigma-70 family RNA polymerase sigma factor → MLDFRQPNRTKQEFEELALAHLDPLYSAALRLTKNERDAEDLVQDTCMRAYRFFDKFERGTNIKAWLFKILTNTFINRYRRKVKERTVVEGVEREAVHERFVSRDATDFAANPEQYFFDRLLSDDVLRAIDALPIDFRLVVILADLQEFSYKEIAEILECPVGTVMSRLFRGRKLLQKNLREYAEGQGVFRHDGEPVNAPADLEEYRHRKKTG, encoded by the coding sequence ATGTTGGATTTCAGGCAACCCAACCGGACGAAGCAGGAATTCGAAGAGCTGGCGCTCGCCCATCTGGACCCGCTCTATTCGGCGGCGCTGCGCCTGACGAAGAACGAGCGCGACGCCGAGGACCTGGTGCAGGACACCTGCATGCGGGCGTACCGCTTCTTCGACAAGTTCGAGCGCGGGACGAACATCAAGGCCTGGCTCTTCAAGATTCTCACCAACACCTTCATCAACCGCTACCGGCGGAAGGTGAAAGAGCGCACGGTGGTCGAAGGCGTGGAGCGCGAGGCCGTCCACGAGCGCTTCGTGAGCCGGGACGCGACGGACTTCGCGGCCAACCCCGAGCAGTACTTCTTCGACCGGCTCCTGTCGGACGACGTGCTGCGGGCCATTGACGCGCTGCCCATCGACTTCCGGCTGGTGGTCATCCTCGCGGACCTCCAGGAGTTCTCCTACAAGGAGATCGCGGAGATTCTCGAGTGCCCCGTGGGCACGGTCATGAGCCGCCTGTTCCGCGGACGCAAGCTCCTGCAGAAGAACCTGCGTGAGTACGCCGAGGGCCAGGGCGTATTCCGGCACGACGGGGAGCCGGTGAACGCCCCCGCGGACCTGGAAGAGTATCGCCACAGGAAGAAGACAGGGTAG
- a CDS encoding biotin--[acetyl-CoA-carboxylase] ligase, which yields MAANANEQTQEELILSFLSESGGDYTSGEALSSKLGLSRTAVWKHVEALRAKGYRIEAVSARGYRLVEVPDRLTSLEVGPLLDTRDLGRTIHHHESLPSTNEKAFRMAQDGARHGEVVVAEQQTAGKGRRGRTWVSPPGLNLYFSAILRPGLPPQRAPELTLVAAVALAESLRDAGVEAAIKWPNDVHIDGLKVAGILTELSAEPERVHFVIVGVGVNLNSQAEHFPEELRATATSLSLALGQPVHRARFAASLWTRLEEWLDLYLDTGFDAVRARWKALSSTLGQDVLVRTDRQELRGRAEDIDPSGALLVRTAEGSLERVLAGDVEQLRPRR from the coding sequence GTGGCCGCCAATGCGAACGAGCAGACCCAGGAAGAGCTCATCCTGAGCTTCCTGTCGGAAAGCGGGGGCGATTACACCTCCGGTGAGGCGCTCTCCAGCAAGCTGGGCCTGTCACGCACGGCGGTGTGGAAGCACGTGGAGGCCCTGCGCGCGAAGGGGTACCGCATCGAGGCGGTGTCCGCGCGAGGCTACCGGCTGGTGGAGGTGCCGGACCGGCTCACCTCGCTCGAGGTGGGCCCGCTGCTGGACACCCGCGACCTGGGCCGCACCATCCACCACCACGAATCGCTGCCTTCCACCAACGAGAAGGCCTTCCGCATGGCCCAGGATGGCGCCAGGCACGGTGAGGTCGTGGTGGCCGAGCAGCAGACCGCGGGCAAGGGGCGCCGGGGCCGCACCTGGGTGTCCCCGCCGGGCCTCAACCTCTACTTCTCCGCCATCCTCCGTCCGGGCCTGCCGCCCCAGCGCGCACCGGAGCTGACGTTGGTGGCGGCCGTGGCGCTGGCGGAGTCGCTGCGCGACGCGGGCGTGGAGGCCGCCATCAAGTGGCCCAACGACGTCCACATCGACGGCCTCAAGGTCGCTGGAATCCTCACCGAGCTGTCCGCCGAACCCGAGCGCGTGCACTTCGTCATCGTGGGCGTGGGGGTCAATCTCAACTCCCAGGCCGAACACTTCCCGGAGGAGCTGCGGGCCACCGCCACGTCGTTGTCGCTGGCCCTGGGGCAGCCGGTACACCGGGCTCGCTTCGCCGCGTCGCTCTGGACGCGGCTGGAGGAGTGGCTGGACCTCTACCTGGACACGGGCTTCGACGCGGTGCGTGCCCGCTGGAAGGCGCTGTCCTCCACGCTGGGGCAGGACGTGCTCGTGCGCACCGACCGGCAGGAGCTGCGGGGACGGGCCGAGGACATCGACCCATCCGGGGCGCTGCTGGTCCGGACGGCGGAGGGCTCGCTCGAACGCGTGTTGGCGGGCGACGTGGAGCAGCTGCGCCCACGGCGGTAG